One genomic segment of Methylorubrum populi includes these proteins:
- a CDS encoding ABC transporter ATP-binding protein, protein MMFEIRDLAFGYGARAVGSGVSLTVGEGEALCLLGPNGGGKTTLFKTLLGLLRPLGGRILLDGTDLTDWPRREIAKRIAYVPQAHAAFFPFAVRDVVLMGRASRLSAFASPGPADRAAVERALATLGIGHLAQRIYTEISGGERQLVLIARALAGEPRLLVMDEPTASLDFGNQARVLTQVRRLSGLGISVVLSTHDPGHAFLCADRVALLHGGRLVALGPPAETVTPETLRLLYGVEVAVVPLPGQGRAVCTPVIG, encoded by the coding sequence CTGATGTTCGAGATCCGCGATCTCGCCTTCGGCTACGGTGCCCGCGCGGTCGGCTCCGGGGTCAGCCTGACCGTGGGGGAAGGCGAGGCGCTGTGCCTGCTCGGGCCGAACGGCGGCGGCAAGACCACCCTGTTCAAGACCCTGCTCGGGCTGCTGCGCCCGCTCGGCGGACGCATCCTCCTCGACGGCACCGACCTGACCGATTGGCCGCGCCGCGAAATCGCGAAACGGATCGCCTACGTGCCGCAGGCGCACGCGGCCTTCTTCCCGTTCGCCGTGCGGGACGTGGTGCTGATGGGCCGCGCCAGCCGGCTGTCCGCCTTCGCGAGCCCCGGGCCGGCCGACCGGGCGGCGGTCGAGCGGGCGCTCGCCACCTTGGGCATCGGCCATCTGGCCCAGCGGATCTACACCGAGATCAGCGGCGGCGAGCGCCAGCTCGTCCTGATCGCCCGGGCGCTCGCGGGCGAGCCCCGGCTCCTGGTGATGGACGAGCCGACCGCGAGCCTCGATTTCGGCAACCAGGCCCGGGTGCTGACCCAGGTGCGGCGGCTCTCCGGCCTCGGCATCAGCGTGGTGCTCTCCACCCACGATCCCGGCCACGCCTTCCTCTGCGCCGACCGGGTGGCGCTGCTGCACGGCGGCCGCCTCGTCGCGCTCGGCCCGCCTGCGGAGACGGTGACGCCGGAGACCCTGCGGCTCCTCTACGGCGTCGAGGTCGCGGTGGTGCCGCTGCCGGGGCAGGGCCGGGCGGTGTGCACGCCGGTGATCGGGTGA
- a CDS encoding sensor histidine kinase N-terminal domain-containing protein: protein MSSLRVRLFAILLLATGLIWLSAVAWIYLGSKREVEQVLDTRLQEAARMVGSLVGTVGNAGAAGAPVAFAPPGGYERQLSCQIWSLDGRMVARSSGAPERRLTDAPAGFSEREVDGETWRVFTLEDADKGVRVMVGDRLGLRERLVADLIMGLVTPALLVVPLLGMLIWASLGRGLRPLRLMARDLARRDADDMSAIDAGRAPAEVRPLTDALNALFLKVEAARRHEREVTAFAAHELRTPLAGLKTQAQVAMAARDPDVAQAALRQILAAVDRTTRLVRQLLDAARLDAEAHGATLTEIDVGALVTETVESMRAPGDVATVIDPALRGFTMRGDPESLRLAVRNLHENAVQHMQAGTVEWGRRQDGAGFYARDEGPGIPEEEIALVTTRFYRGRHRSATGSGLGLTIAEAASRRSGARLRLSNRTDRSGLQAEILWI, encoded by the coding sequence ATGAGCTCGCTGCGCGTCAGGCTCTTCGCCATCCTCCTCCTCGCGACCGGCCTGATCTGGCTCAGCGCGGTCGCCTGGATCTACCTGGGCTCGAAGCGGGAGGTGGAGCAGGTCCTCGACACCCGGCTACAGGAGGCCGCACGCATGGTCGGCTCCCTCGTCGGCACGGTCGGCAACGCCGGGGCGGCGGGCGCGCCGGTCGCCTTCGCGCCGCCCGGCGGGTACGAGCGGCAGCTCTCCTGCCAGATCTGGTCACTCGACGGCCGGATGGTGGCCCGGTCGAGCGGAGCCCCGGAGCGGCGCTTGACCGATGCGCCCGCCGGCTTCTCGGAGCGCGAGGTCGACGGCGAGACCTGGCGGGTCTTCACCCTGGAGGATGCCGACAAGGGCGTGCGCGTGATGGTCGGCGACCGCCTCGGCTTGCGCGAGCGCCTCGTCGCCGACCTTATCATGGGCCTCGTGACCCCGGCCCTCCTCGTCGTCCCGCTGCTCGGCATGCTGATCTGGGCGAGCCTCGGGCGAGGCCTGCGCCCGTTGCGTCTGATGGCCCGGGACCTGGCGCGACGCGACGCGGACGACATGAGCGCGATCGACGCCGGGCGCGCACCGGCGGAGGTGCGCCCGCTGACCGACGCGTTGAACGCGCTGTTCCTCAAGGTCGAGGCGGCCCGCCGGCACGAGCGGGAGGTGACGGCCTTCGCCGCCCACGAGTTGCGCACGCCGCTGGCGGGACTGAAGACGCAGGCCCAGGTCGCGATGGCCGCCCGGGACCCGGACGTAGCCCAGGCCGCGCTGCGCCAGATCCTCGCCGCGGTGGACCGCACCACGCGGCTCGTGCGCCAACTCCTCGATGCCGCCCGGCTCGACGCAGAGGCGCACGGTGCGACCCTGACCGAGATCGATGTCGGCGCCCTGGTGACCGAGACCGTCGAGAGCATGCGGGCACCGGGCGACGTCGCGACCGTCATCGACCCCGCGCTGCGCGGCTTCACCATGCGAGGCGACCCGGAAAGCTTGCGGCTCGCCGTTCGCAACCTGCACGAGAACGCCGTGCAGCACATGCAGGCCGGCACGGTCGAGTGGGGGCGCAGGCAGGACGGCGCGGGCTTCTACGCCCGTGACGAGGGCCCGGGAATCCCGGAGGAGGAGATCGCCCTGGTCACGACGCGGTTCTACCGCGGACGTCACAGGAGCGCGACGGGCAGCGGTCTGGGGCTGACCATCGCGGAGGCCGCCTCGCGCCGAAGCGGAGCGAGGCTCCGGCTCAGCAACCGGACCGACCGGAGCGGGCTCCAGGCGGAGATCCTGTGGATCTGA
- a CDS encoding acyl-CoA/acyl-ACP dehydrogenase produces the protein MSVRPPSVEPLLPPSSILPLAWPRAASRGEPGDAAGAQDRGEDRHGGFPTGAIARLHRAGLLAAPLPEPLGGRGLCEPGRVDTLRALLTRIGRDDLAVGRLYEGHVNALALVLRYADAATAERLARDAGEGHLFGVWNTEPAEGGLVLDPAGTLHGAKSRASGAGFVTRPLVTARLADGRRLMLVMRLEPGERADLSDWRAHGMRASATGTVDFSGLCAADGAVIGAAGDYGRQPFFFAGAWRFLAVQLGGIEAVVETHRAHLAAMGRGDDPHQQARFGRAMVALETSRPLVARAARLAAAEDAAPERIIAYVNLVRAAVEGAGLDVIALAQRSIGLAGFLETHPLERQMRDLATYLRQPAPDAALTGMAAHVLAAAEPLHALWPEEAASQPDSLPRPAEVVG, from the coding sequence ATGTCCGTTCGTCCTCCATCCGTCGAGCCGCTTTTGCCTCCCTCATCGATCCTTCCCCTCGCCTGGCCCCGAGCGGCATCTCGCGGGGAGCCGGGCGATGCGGCGGGGGCGCAGGACAGGGGGGAGGATCGCCACGGCGGCTTTCCCACCGGGGCGATCGCGCGGCTGCACCGCGCCGGGCTGCTCGCGGCACCGCTGCCCGAACCGCTCGGCGGCCGCGGCCTGTGCGAGCCCGGCCGGGTGGACACGCTGCGGGCGCTGCTCACGCGGATCGGCCGCGACGACCTCGCGGTGGGTCGGCTCTACGAGGGCCACGTCAACGCCCTCGCCCTGGTCCTGCGCTACGCCGACGCCGCCACCGCCGAGCGGCTCGCCCGCGACGCCGGCGAGGGCCACCTGTTCGGCGTCTGGAACACCGAGCCGGCCGAGGGCGGCCTCGTCCTCGACCCCGCGGGCACGCTCCACGGCGCGAAGAGCCGCGCCTCGGGGGCCGGGTTCGTCACCCGTCCGCTGGTGACGGCGCGGCTTGCCGACGGGCGCCGCCTGATGCTGGTGATGCGGCTCGAACCCGGCGAGCGGGCCGACCTGTCGGATTGGCGCGCCCACGGCATGCGGGCCTCCGCCACCGGCACGGTCGACTTCTCCGGGCTCTGCGCCGCGGACGGGGCGGTGATCGGCGCGGCGGGCGATTACGGGCGCCAGCCCTTCTTCTTCGCCGGGGCGTGGCGCTTCCTGGCGGTCCAGCTCGGCGGCATCGAGGCGGTGGTCGAGACCCACCGCGCCCATCTCGCCGCGATGGGCCGGGGCGACGATCCGCACCAGCAGGCCCGGTTCGGGCGGGCGATGGTCGCGCTGGAGACGAGCCGCCCGCTCGTCGCCCGCGCGGCCCGGCTCGCCGCGGCGGAGGACGCGGCCCCGGAGCGGATCATCGCCTACGTCAACCTCGTCCGCGCCGCGGTCGAGGGGGCGGGCCTCGACGTGATCGCGCTGGCCCAGCGCTCGATCGGGCTGGCCGGCTTCCTCGAAACGCATCCGCTGGAGCGGCAGATGCGCGACCTCGCCACCTATCTGCGCCAGCCCGCCCCGGACGCCGCCCTGACGGGCATGGCGGCGCACGTGCTGGCGGCGGCCGAGCCGTTGCATGCGCTCTGGCCCGAGGAGGCCGCGTCGCAACCGGATTCCCTGCCGCGGCCGGCGGAGGTGGTCGGATGA
- a CDS encoding molybdopterin-dependent oxidoreductase, producing the protein MSAFTRRRLILGSSALGLGSALGACELIEGGPRRPGLYGLSETLTLATQRFLLRDQPLVREFGPEAVSAVFPTINTTDPDDPAYRRSKARGFSDWRLPVSGLVERPAAFSLAELRAMPARTQVTLHACEQGWSAIGGWTGVPLAHVLASVGLKREARFVVIRAVDGWWDTYDLFDALHPQTILAYGMNGGDLPVSHGAPVRLRVERQLGYKSLKYLAGIEATDRVDGLGQGRGSMVSELGFSWYAGI; encoded by the coding sequence ATGAGCGCCTTCACCCGCCGCCGGCTGATCCTCGGCTCCTCCGCCCTCGGCCTCGGCAGCGCGCTCGGGGCTTGCGAACTGATCGAGGGGGGCCCGCGCCGGCCGGGCCTCTACGGCTTGAGCGAGACCCTGACGCTCGCCACGCAGCGCTTCCTGCTGCGCGACCAGCCGCTGGTGCGGGAGTTCGGGCCGGAGGCGGTCTCGGCGGTGTTTCCCACCATCAACACCACCGATCCGGACGATCCCGCCTACCGCCGCTCGAAGGCGCGGGGGTTTTCGGACTGGCGCCTGCCGGTGAGCGGCCTCGTCGAGCGGCCGGCCGCCTTCTCCCTCGCCGAACTGAGGGCGATGCCGGCCCGCACGCAGGTGACGCTGCACGCCTGCGAGCAGGGCTGGTCGGCGATCGGCGGCTGGACCGGGGTGCCGCTCGCGCACGTGCTGGCCAGCGTCGGGCTCAAGCGCGAGGCGCGCTTCGTCGTGATCCGCGCGGTCGATGGCTGGTGGGACACCTACGACCTGTTCGACGCCCTGCATCCGCAGACGATCCTCGCCTACGGCATGAACGGCGGCGACCTCCCCGTTTCCCACGGCGCCCCGGTGCGCCTGCGGGTGGAGCGCCAGCTCGGCTACAAGTCGCTGAAATACCTCGCCGGCATCGAGGCGACCGACCGGGTCGACGGGCTCGGCCAGGGCCGCGGCAGCATGGTCTCGGAACTGGGCTTTTCGTGGTACGCCGGGATCTGA
- a CDS encoding YeeE/YedE family protein, with product MAKTASAFAVGLLFGLGLLVSGMANPAKVLAFLDVTGRWDPSLALVMVGAVAVSAAGYRVARRRGRPVLAPRLEIPTRRDLDPHLIAGAAVFGIGWGLVGLCPGPALTILTVVPAHAATFVAAMAVGMLLFGLVPSEPTAVQEVDA from the coding sequence ATGGCCAAGACCGCTTCCGCCTTCGCCGTCGGCCTGCTGTTCGGGCTCGGCCTCCTCGTCTCCGGCATGGCCAACCCGGCGAAGGTCCTCGCTTTCCTCGACGTGACCGGACGCTGGGACCCGAGCCTCGCCCTCGTCATGGTGGGCGCCGTCGCGGTCTCGGCGGCCGGCTACCGTGTCGCGCGGCGCCGCGGCCGGCCGGTGCTCGCGCCCCGGCTGGAGATCCCGACCCGGCGCGACCTCGACCCGCACCTGATCGCGGGTGCCGCGGTCTTCGGCATCGGCTGGGGCTTGGTCGGCCTGTGCCCCGGGCCTGCGCTGACCATCCTCACGGTCGTACCGGCCCACGCCGCGACCTTCGTGGCCGCCATGGCCGTCGGCATGCTGCTCTTCGGCCTCGTGCCCTCGGAGCCGACGGCGGTGCAGGAAGTTGACGCGTGA
- a CDS encoding SAM-dependent methyltransferase codes for MSGRRRETLPERYFAEIYAADPDPWRFTSSAYEAEKYAATLAALPRAQYASALEIGCSIGVFTRALAPRCTALTALDIAEAALAAARDRCADRPQVAFVRGAVPEVWPEGRFDLVVFGEMLYFLSPPDLARLVARVEASLEPGGDCVLVHWLGETDYPLSGDAAAEGFIAGTAPFARVLHGARTDAYRLDVLRRTGGR; via the coding sequence ATGAGCGGGCGGCGGAGAGAGACGCTGCCGGAGCGCTACTTCGCGGAGATCTACGCCGCCGATCCCGATCCGTGGCGCTTCACCTCCAGCGCCTACGAGGCGGAGAAATACGCCGCCACGCTCGCGGCCCTGCCGCGGGCACAGTATGCGAGCGCTCTGGAGATCGGCTGCTCGATCGGCGTCTTCACCCGGGCGCTCGCCCCCCGCTGCACCGCGCTGACCGCCCTCGACATCGCCGAGGCGGCGCTCGCGGCGGCGCGGGACCGCTGCGCGGACCGTCCCCAGGTCGCGTTCGTCCGCGGCGCGGTGCCGGAGGTCTGGCCCGAGGGCCGGTTCGACCTCGTCGTGTTCGGCGAGATGCTCTATTTCCTCAGCCCTCCGGATCTGGCCCGGCTCGTCGCGCGGGTCGAGGCGAGCCTGGAGCCCGGCGGCGACTGCGTCCTCGTGCACTGGCTCGGCGAGACCGACTATCCCCTCTCCGGCGACGCGGCGGCGGAGGGCTTCATCGCCGGCACCGCCCCGTTCGCCCGCGTGCTGCACGGCGCGCGCACCGACGCCTACCGCCTCGACGTGCTGCGGCGGACCGGCGGCCGATGA
- a CDS encoding metalloregulator ArsR/SmtB family transcription factor — MDAVTTTDLLRLQDKAADAARMLRLLANEKRLLILCLLVAQGEMDVTSLAEAVELSQSALSQHLAKLREDGLVAFRRESQTLHYRLEDPRAARLLATLKDIFCPEAG; from the coding sequence ATGGATGCGGTGACGACCACCGACCTGCTACGCCTTCAGGACAAGGCAGCCGACGCCGCGCGAATGCTGCGCTTGCTCGCGAACGAGAAGCGTCTCCTCATCCTGTGCCTGCTGGTCGCCCAGGGCGAGATGGACGTGACGAGCCTCGCCGAGGCCGTGGAGCTCAGCCAATCCGCGCTCTCGCAGCATCTCGCCAAGCTGCGCGAGGACGGGCTGGTCGCTTTCCGGCGCGAGAGCCAGACGCTCCACTATCGCCTGGAGGATCCTCGCGCCGCACGCCTGCTCGCGACGCTCAAGGACATCTTCTGTCCGGAAGCGGGCTGA
- a CDS encoding response regulator gives MRILVVEDDPILSDGLRAGLSLGGATVDCVATCADADAALGTSRFAAVVLDLMLPDGSGLDVLRGLRRRGDRTPVVLLTARDAVADRIAGLDGGADDYLGKPFDLDELSARIRAVVRRVSGRAAAGLEHGGIRLDLGSLTVTVDGAPVTVSRREFMVLAALMERPNVLRSKAELEERLYGWQEEVESNAVEVHVHNLRAKIGKHAIETVRGLGYRMRAPA, from the coding sequence ATGCGCATCCTCGTCGTCGAGGACGACCCCATCCTCTCGGACGGCCTCCGCGCCGGGTTGTCCTTGGGCGGGGCGACCGTCGACTGCGTCGCGACCTGCGCGGATGCCGACGCCGCGCTCGGCACGAGCAGGTTCGCGGCGGTGGTGCTCGACCTGATGCTGCCCGACGGCTCGGGGCTCGACGTGCTGCGCGGCCTCCGCCGCAGGGGCGACCGCACGCCGGTAGTCCTGCTGACGGCCCGGGACGCCGTCGCGGATCGGATCGCCGGGCTCGACGGCGGGGCCGACGACTACCTCGGCAAGCCCTTCGACCTCGACGAGCTCTCGGCCCGCATCCGTGCGGTCGTGCGGCGCGTTTCCGGGCGGGCCGCCGCCGGCCTGGAACACGGCGGCATCCGGCTCGACCTCGGCAGCCTGACCGTTACGGTCGACGGAGCGCCGGTCACCGTATCCCGGCGCGAGTTCATGGTGCTGGCGGCCCTCATGGAGCGCCCGAACGTGCTGCGCTCGAAGGCCGAGCTGGAGGAGCGCCTCTACGGCTGGCAGGAGGAGGTCGAGAGCAACGCGGTCGAGGTGCACGTGCACAACCTGCGCGCCAAGATCGGGAAACACGCCATCGAGACGGTGCGCGGCCTCGGCTATCGCATGAGGGCACCCGCATGA
- a CDS encoding YeeE/YedE thiosulfate transporter family protein, giving the protein MDGFTPLSAILGGVMIGASAALFLLLNGRIAGISGILGGLLAPPSRETGWRVAFLAGLVLAPLVYASLGGSLPPVTVDASIPLLVLAGLLVGFGARLGAGCTSGHGVCGIGRGSPRSLVATGTFMAVAILTVFVTRHLTGA; this is encoded by the coding sequence ATGGACGGCTTCACCCCTCTCAGCGCCATCCTCGGCGGCGTCATGATCGGCGCTTCCGCGGCCCTGTTCCTGCTCCTCAACGGGCGCATCGCCGGCATCAGCGGCATCCTCGGCGGGCTGCTCGCCCCGCCCTCGCGCGAGACCGGCTGGCGGGTCGCCTTCCTGGCCGGCCTGGTCCTGGCGCCGCTGGTCTACGCCAGCTTGGGAGGAAGCCTGCCGCCGGTGACGGTCGACGCCTCGATCCCCCTCCTGGTGCTCGCGGGTCTGCTGGTCGGGTTCGGCGCACGCCTCGGGGCCGGCTGCACCAGCGGCCACGGCGTCTGCGGCATCGGTCGCGGCTCGCCCCGTTCCCTCGTCGCGACAGGCACCTTCATGGCCGTCGCCATCCTGACCGTCTTCGTCACCCGTCACCTGACCGGAGCCTGA
- a CDS encoding iron ABC transporter permease: MSGTAGPAGAARPARRLRALGLAALGPAALLLLVLVSLGIGRYPVPLADVFSVLSAKVLAPLFGHPVATDPTAATVVWQVRLPRVLGALVVGAGLAAAGATYQGLFRNPLVSPDILGVSAGASLGAVLGIVLSLPVAAIQGLAFVGGLAAVGTVYAVGLAVRRHDPVLTLVLAGVAVGALLGAGIALLKVLADPYNQLPAITFWLLGSLAAVTPGDVAAILPAMLAGLAPLVLLRWRVNLMSLGDEEARALGVETRVVRPVLVTGATLVTAAAVSVTGVIGWIGLIVPHVARLLVGPDFRRLLPASMLLGAGYLTAVDLLARTAAPIEVPLGILTALVGAPFFLWLLATARRGWA; encoded by the coding sequence GTGAGCGGGACGGCGGGCCCGGCCGGGGCGGCCCGGCCGGCGCGGCGGCTGCGCGCCCTCGGGCTGGCGGCCCTGGGCCCGGCCGCGCTGCTCCTCCTCGTGCTGGTCTCCCTCGGCATCGGCCGCTACCCCGTGCCGCTCGCCGACGTCTTTTCGGTTTTGTCCGCCAAGGTGCTCGCCCCGCTCTTCGGCCATCCCGTCGCGACCGATCCGACCGCGGCGACCGTCGTCTGGCAGGTGCGCCTGCCGCGGGTGCTCGGCGCGCTCGTGGTCGGGGCGGGGCTCGCGGCGGCGGGGGCGACCTATCAGGGGCTGTTTCGCAATCCCCTCGTCTCGCCGGACATCCTGGGCGTTTCGGCGGGCGCAAGCCTGGGAGCCGTGCTCGGGATCGTGCTCTCGCTGCCGGTGGCGGCGATCCAGGGGCTCGCCTTCGTCGGCGGTCTCGCCGCGGTCGGCACCGTCTACGCCGTCGGGCTCGCGGTGCGGCGGCACGATCCGGTGCTGACGCTGGTGCTCGCGGGCGTGGCGGTCGGTGCGCTTCTCGGGGCCGGCATCGCGCTGCTGAAGGTGCTCGCCGACCCCTACAATCAATTGCCCGCCATCACCTTCTGGCTGCTCGGCAGCCTCGCCGCGGTGACGCCCGGCGACGTCGCCGCGATCCTGCCGGCGATGCTCGCCGGCCTCGCGCCGCTGGTGCTGCTGCGCTGGCGCGTCAACCTGATGAGCCTCGGCGACGAGGAGGCCCGGGCGCTCGGTGTCGAGACGCGGGTGGTCCGCCCGGTGCTGGTGACCGGCGCCACTCTGGTGACCGCCGCCGCGGTCTCGGTGACGGGGGTGATCGGCTGGATCGGGCTGATCGTGCCGCACGTCGCCCGCCTCCTGGTCGGGCCGGATTTCCGGCGCCTGCTGCCGGCCTCGATGCTGCTCGGCGCCGGCTATCTCACCGCGGTCGATCTCCTGGCCCGCACCGCCGCCCCCATCGAGGTGCCGCTCGGCATCCTCACCGCGCTCGTCGGAGCGCCGTTCTTCCTGTGGCTGCTGGCGACGGCCAGACGGGGCTGGGCCTGA
- a CDS encoding alpha/beta fold hydrolase: MPDPVVSHRHVALGSLRLHLAEAGPSDGPPTLLLHGFPEFWFGWRHQIGPLAESGLRLLVPGQRGYGLSDRPKGLPAYHLDRLAHDVIALADACGAKRVRLVGHDWGGLVAFWTASFHPERVERLAVLNAFHPGVFGAYLRHHPGQALRSAYAGFFQLPLLPERLLTARGGHLLRELMRRSSASDTFGEADLDVYAREWLRPGAVTAMLDWYRALARLPRARHPPKVAAPTLILWGERDRALQPGLAQASLALCERSRLHRFPEATHWVQHDVPEAVNAALIAFLHE; this comes from the coding sequence ATGCCCGATCCGGTCGTCAGCCACCGCCACGTCGCCCTCGGCAGCCTGCGGCTGCACCTGGCCGAGGCGGGGCCGAGCGACGGGCCGCCCACCCTCCTGCTGCACGGCTTTCCCGAATTCTGGTTCGGCTGGCGGCATCAGATCGGGCCGCTCGCGGAGAGCGGCCTGCGCCTCCTCGTCCCCGGCCAGCGCGGCTACGGCCTCAGCGACCGGCCGAAGGGGCTTCCCGCCTACCATCTCGACCGGCTCGCCCACGACGTGATCGCCCTGGCCGATGCCTGCGGGGCGAAGCGCGTCCGCCTCGTCGGGCACGATTGGGGCGGGCTCGTCGCGTTCTGGACGGCGAGCTTCCACCCCGAGCGGGTCGAGCGGCTCGCCGTGCTCAACGCCTTCCATCCCGGCGTGTTCGGCGCCTATCTCCGGCACCATCCGGGGCAGGCGCTGCGCAGCGCCTATGCCGGCTTCTTCCAGCTCCCCCTGCTGCCCGAACGGCTGCTCACCGCCCGCGGCGGCCACCTCCTGCGGGAGCTGATGCGCCGCTCCAGCGCCTCCGACACCTTCGGCGAGGCCGACCTCGACGTCTACGCGCGGGAATGGCTGCGCCCCGGCGCGGTCACGGCGATGCTCGATTGGTATCGGGCGCTCGCCCGCCTGCCCCGCGCGCGCCACCCGCCGAAGGTCGCCGCGCCGACGCTGATCCTGTGGGGCGAGCGCGACCGGGCGCTCCAGCCGGGGCTGGCGCAGGCGAGCCTCGCCCTGTGCGAGCGCAGCCGCCTGCACCGGTTTCCCGAGGCGACCCACTGGGTGCAGCACGACGTGCCCGAGGCGGTCAACGCCGCACTGATCGCGTTCCTGCACGAATAG
- a CDS encoding cytochrome b/b6 domain-containing protein: MTARAQEAVPRHPLWVRLTHWVNAGAFLALAVSGCAILLALPRLFWGETGANDAPAWLVLPLPVNLEQTGWGRSLHFLAAWIFVLNGALYGLAALASGHLLRRLAPDRDQLRPRRIAGDIRAHLRLTGSGGAGAGRYNVLQKLAYLAVLLVLGPVTLLSGLTMSPGVTAACPELFTLFGGRQSARTVHFLSAALFVGFLLVHIWQVLANGPFDLMRGMITGHSAAPKEERR; this comes from the coding sequence ATGACGGCGCGTGCGCAAGAGGCCGTCCCGCGCCACCCGCTCTGGGTGCGCCTGACCCATTGGGTCAATGCCGGCGCGTTCCTGGCGCTTGCGGTCAGCGGCTGCGCGATCCTGCTCGCGCTGCCGCGCCTGTTCTGGGGCGAGACCGGGGCCAACGACGCGCCGGCCTGGCTCGTCCTGCCGCTGCCGGTGAACCTCGAACAGACCGGCTGGGGCCGCAGCCTGCACTTCCTCGCCGCCTGGATCTTCGTCCTCAACGGCGCGCTCTACGGGCTCGCCGCGCTGGCGAGCGGGCACCTCCTGCGCCGCCTCGCTCCCGACCGCGACCAGCTCCGCCCCCGCCGCATCGCGGGCGACATCCGCGCCCATCTGCGCCTCACCGGCTCGGGCGGGGCCGGAGCGGGCCGCTACAACGTCCTGCAGAAGCTCGCCTATCTCGCCGTGCTGCTCGTGCTGGGCCCGGTGACGCTGCTCTCGGGCCTCACCATGTCCCCCGGCGTCACGGCGGCCTGCCCCGAACTGTTCACCCTGTTCGGCGGCCGGCAATCGGCGCGCACGGTCCATTTCCTGTCGGCCGCCCTGTTCGTCGGCTTCCTCCTCGTCCACATCTGGCAGGTGCTCGCCAACGGTCCGTTCGACCTGATGCGCGGCATGATCACCGGGCATTCCGCGGCCCCGAAGGAGGAGAGGCGATGA
- a CDS encoding iron ABC transporter substrate-binding protein, whose protein sequence is MPLLRCLLALACLYPCLAAARPVTDAAGRRVEVPERVTRVLAAGPPAAVLLYTLAPGKMVGWPRAPSPEERDFLAPELRDLPAYGRLTGRGNTANVEALLALKPDLIVDVGSTGATYASLADRVQAQTGIPYLLLDGRFAATPQTYRTLGALIGADTEAEMLATESERILKAVAEVVAAVPEDKRPRVYYGRGPRGLETGLSGSINTEIVEAAGGRNVAAAEGAGGLAAVSPEQVLAWNPDVIVALDPDFPKTAAADPLWSGLKAVREGRVHAIPTLPFGWVDAPPGVNRLIGLRWLAGLFFPERFPQTLGDAVRDFYRRFYRVDLKPEQLDRLLREAAGPGPAR, encoded by the coding sequence ATGCCGCTGCTCCGCTGCCTTCTCGCGCTCGCCTGCCTCTATCCCTGTCTCGCGGCCGCCCGGCCCGTCACCGATGCGGCCGGGCGCCGGGTCGAGGTGCCGGAGCGGGTGACCCGCGTGCTCGCCGCCGGCCCGCCCGCCGCGGTGCTGCTCTACACCCTGGCGCCCGGCAAGATGGTCGGCTGGCCCCGGGCGCCGAGCCCGGAGGAGCGGGACTTCCTGGCTCCCGAGCTCCGGGATCTGCCCGCCTACGGGCGGCTGACCGGGCGGGGCAACACCGCCAATGTCGAGGCGCTGCTCGCCCTCAAGCCCGACCTCATCGTCGATGTCGGCAGCACGGGGGCGACCTATGCCTCGCTCGCCGACCGGGTACAGGCCCAGACCGGCATCCCCTATCTGCTGCTCGACGGACGCTTCGCGGCCACGCCGCAGACCTATCGGACCCTCGGCGCGCTGATCGGAGCCGACACCGAGGCCGAGATGCTCGCGACCGAGTCCGAAAGGATCCTGAAGGCGGTGGCCGAGGTCGTCGCCGCGGTGCCGGAGGACAAGCGCCCGCGGGTCTATTACGGGCGCGGGCCGCGAGGCCTGGAGACGGGGCTCTCCGGCTCGATCAACACCGAGATCGTCGAGGCCGCGGGCGGTCGCAACGTGGCGGCGGCGGAAGGCGCCGGGGGGCTCGCCGCCGTCTCGCCCGAGCAGGTGCTGGCCTGGAACCCGGACGTGATCGTCGCCCTCGACCCCGATTTCCCGAAAACGGCCGCGGCCGATCCGCTCTGGAGCGGGCTGAAGGCCGTGCGCGAGGGCCGGGTCCACGCCATCCCGACGCTGCCCTTCGGCTGGGTCGACGCGCCGCCGGGCGTGAACCGCCTGATCGGCCTGCGCTGGCTCGCCGGGCTGTTCTTCCCCGAACGATTCCCGCAGACGCTGGGTGACGCGGTGCGCGACTTCTACCGGCGCTTCTACCGGGTCGATCTCAAGCCGGAGCAGCTCGACCGCCTCCTGCGCGAGGCCGCCGGGCCGGGGCCGGCCCGGTGA